A genomic stretch from Triplophysa dalaica isolate WHDGS20190420 chromosome 4, ASM1584641v1, whole genome shotgun sequence includes:
- the LOC130419128 gene encoding iron-sulfur cluster assembly scaffold protein IscU-like, with protein MAATLANKCASPLSLINRLLCVPQWRVRCGYHEKVVDHYENPRNVGSMDKNAKNVGTGLVGAPACGDVMKLQIEVDKDGKIVDAKFKTFGCGSAIASSSLATEWVKGKSIDEALKIKNTEIAKELSLPPVKLHCSMLAEDAIKAALADYHLKQEGEEGKKIVAANN; from the exons ATGGCGGCAACACTGGCAAATAAGTGCGCATCTCCGTTAAGTCTGATCAACAGATTGCTTTGCGTCCCTCAGTGGAGGGTGCGATGTGGTTATCATGAAAAG GTGGTGGATCACTATGAGAACCCAAGAAATGTAGGATCAATGGACAAAAATGCTAAGAATGTGGGCACGGGTTTGGTTGGTGCACCAGCATGTGGTGATGTGATGAAACTGCAG ATTGAGGTGGATAAAGATGGAAAGATTGTGGATGCCAAGTTTAAAACCTTTGGCTGTGGCTCTGCTATTGCATCCAGTTCTTTGGCCACTGAGTGGGTAAAAGGCAAATCT ATTGATGAGGCATTGAAGATTAAAAACACTGAGATTGCTAAAGAGCTTAGCCTACCACCAGTTAAACTACATTGCTCAA TGCTGGCAGAGGATGCCATAAAAGCAGCTTTGGCAGACTACCATCTGAAACAGGAAGGTGAAGAGGGCAAGAAGATAGTAGCAGCCAACAACTAG